From a single Hippopotamus amphibius kiboko isolate mHipAmp2 chromosome X, mHipAmp2.hap2, whole genome shotgun sequence genomic region:
- the GSPT2 gene encoding eukaryotic peptide chain release factor GTP-binding subunit ERF3B → MDPGSGSSSDSAPDCWDQVDMEAPGLAPSGDPAASAVAAAEAQREPLSSAFSRQLNVNAKPFVPNVHAAEFVPSFLRGPGQPQIPPADAPGIDETCPGAGDPQGKRLGRGAPVEHSKEEQLVWREGSNSAVTMELSEPVVENGEMEMVLEESWEHNKEVSEAEPGGSSMGDSGPPEESGQEMMDKEEIRKSKSVVVPSGASKKEHVNVVFIGHVDAGKSTIGGQIMFLTGMVDKRTLEKYEREAKEKNRETWYLSWALDTNQEERDKGKTVEVGRAYFETEKKHFTILDAPGHKSFVPNMIGGASQADLAVLVISARKGEFETGFEKGGQTREHAMLAKTAGVKYLIVLINKMDDPTVNWSSERYEECKEKLVPFLKKVGFSPKKDIHFMPCSGLTGANIKEQSDFCPWYTGLPFIPYLDNMPNFNRSIDGPIRLPIVDKYKDMGTVVLGKLESGSIFKGQQLVMMPNKHNVEVLGILSDDAETDYVAPGENLKIRLKGIEEEEILPGFILCDPNNLCHSGRTFDVQIVIIEHKSIICPGYNAVLHIHTCIEEVEITALISLVDKKSGEKSKIRPRFVKQDQVCIARLRTAGTICLETFKDFPQMGRFTLRDEGKTIAIGKVLKLVPEKD, encoded by the coding sequence ATGGATCCgggcagcggcagcagcagcgaCTCGGCTCCCGACTGCTGGGACCAGGTGGACATGGAAGCACCGGGTTTGGCCCCGAGCGGGGACCCAGCCGCCTCGGCGGTGGCGGCGGCCGAGGCCCAGCGTGAGCCCCTCAGCTCGGCCTTCAGCCGTCAGCTCAACGTCAACGCCAAACCCTTCGTGCCTAACGTCCACGCCGCGGAGTTCGTGCCGTCCTTCCTGCGGGGCCCGGGCCAGCCGCAGATCCCCCCGGCCGACGCCCCCGGCATCGATGAAACCTGCCCCGGCGCGGGCGATCCTCAAGGTAAAAGGCTGGGACGGGGGGCACCTGTGGAACATTCCAAAGAGGAACAGTTAGTGTGGCGTGAAGGTTCCAATTCAGCTGTTACCATGGAACTTTCAGAACCTGTTGTAGAAAATGGAGAGATGGAGATGGTCTTAGAAGAGTCATGGGAACACAATAAAGAAGTAAGTGAAGCTGAGCCAGGGGGTAGTTCCATGGGAGATTCGGGGCCCCCAGAAGAAAGTGGCCAGGAAATGATGgataaagaggaaatcagaaaatcgAAATCTGTGGTCGTACCCTCAGGTGCTTCTAAAAAAGAACACGTAAATGTGGTATTCATTGGGCATGTAGATGCCGGAAAGTCAACCATTGGAGGACAGATCATGTTTTTGACAGGAATGGTTGACAAAAGAACACTTGAGAAATATGAAAgagaagctaaagaaaaaaacagagaaacttGGTATTTGTCCTGGGCCTTAGATACAAATCAGGAAGAACGAGACAAGGGTAAAACAGTAGAAGTGGGTCGTGCGTattttgaaacagaaaagaaacatttcacaATTTTAGATGCCCCTGGCCACAAGAGTTTTGTCCCAAATATGATCGGTGGTGCTTCTCAAGCTGATTTGGCTGTACTGGTAATCTCTGCCAGGAAAGGAGAGTTTGAGACTGGATTTGAAAAAGGTGGACAGACAAGAGAACATGCGATGTTGGCAAAAACAGCAGGGGTGAAATATTTAATAGTGCTTATTAATAAGATGGATGATCCCACAGTAAATTGGAGCAGTGAGAGATATGAAGAATGTAAAGAAAAGCTAGTGCCCTTTTTGAAAAAAGTCGGCTTCAGTCCCAAAAAGGACATTCACTTTATGCCCTGCTCAGGGCTGACCGGGGCAAATATTAAAGAGCAATCAGATTTCTGCCCTTGGTACactggattaccattcattccgTATTTGGATAATATGCCAAACTTCAACAGATCCATTGATGGACCAATTAGACTGCCAATTGTGGATAAGTACAAGGATATGGGCACTGTGGTCCTGGGAAAGCTGGAATCAGGATCCATTTTTAAAGGCCAGCAGCTTGTGATGATGCCAAACAAGCACAATGTGGAAGTTCTTGGAATACTTTCTGATGATGCTGAAACTGATTATGTAGCCCCAGGTGAAAACCTTAAAATCAGACTGAAGGGAATTGAAGAAGAAGAGATTCTTCCAGGATTCATACTCTGTGATCCTAATAATCTTTGCCATTCTGGACGCACATTTGATGTTCAGATAGTGATTATTGAGCACAAGTCCATCATCTGCCCAGGTTATAATGCGGTGCTGCACATTCATACTTGTATTGAGGAAGTTGAGATAACAGCCTTAATCTCCTTGGTAGATAAAAAATCAGGAGAAAAGAGTAAGATACGGCCCCGCTTCGTGAAACAAGATCAAGTGTGCATTGCCCGTTTAAGGACAGCAGGAACTATCTGCCTTGAGACATTCAAAGATTTTCCTCAGATGGGTCGTTTTACTTTAAGAGATGAGGGTAAGACCATTGCCATTGGAAAAGTTCTGAAACTGGTCCCAGAGAAGGACTAA